A window of Pseudophryne corroboree isolate aPseCor3 chromosome 1, aPseCor3.hap2, whole genome shotgun sequence genomic DNA:
gtgtctgggtctgtgtcgaccgactgaggtaaagggcgttttacagcccctgacggtgtctgagacgcctggacaggtactaactggtttgccggctgtctcatgtcgtcaaccgacttttgtagcgtgctgacactatcccgtaattccataaacaaagccatccattctggtgtcgactccctagggggtgacatcaccattacaggcaattgctccgcctccacgccaacatcgtcctcatacatgtcgacacacacgtaccgacacacagcagacacacagggaatgctctgatagaagacaggaccccactagccctttggggagacagagggagagtttgccagcacacccccaagcgctataaatatatatagggacaaccttaataagtgtgttccctttatagcagctcaaatattataaatatcgccaataagtgccccccctctctgtttttaccctgtttctgtagtgcagtgcaggggagagtccttggagccttcctcgcagcggagctgggcaggaaaatggcgctgtgtgctgaggagaataggccccgctcccttttcggtgggcttcttctcccggtttttttggaacctggcaggggttaaatacatccatatagccctatgggctatatgtgatatattttagccagaataggtatattacattgctgcccagggcgccccccccagcgccctgcaccctcagtgaccgctggtgtgaagtgtgcggagagcaatggcgcacagctgcagtgctgtgcgctacctcatgaagactgagacgtcttctgccgccggtttctggacctcttctctattcggcatctgcaagggggtcggcggcgcggctccggtgacccatccaggctgtacctgtgatcgtccctctggagctagtgtccagtagcctaagaagcaaatccatcctgcacgcaggtgagttcacttcttctcccctaagtccctcgttgcagtgagcctgttgccagcaggactcactgaaaataaaaaacctaacaaactttttctaagcagctctttaggagagccacctagattgcaccctgctcggacgggcacaaaaacctaactgaggcttggaggagggtcatagggggaggagccagtacacaccacctagtggtcaaacttttaaattttgtgccctgtctcctgcggagccgctattccccatggtcctgacggagtcccagcatccactaggacgtcagagaaataagattttaaacctaccggtaaatctttttctcctagtccgtagaagacggacaaattctgcaaggcttgtatatagttgttgcttacataagggttatgttacagttgagatcagtctctggctgatgctgttttgttcatgctgttaactggtttagtatataccatgttgtacggtgtgtatggtgtgggctggtatgtatcttgcccttagattaacaaaaatactttccttgtactgtccgtctcctctgggcacagttctataactgaggtctggaggaggggcatagagggaggagccagttcacacccatctaaagtcttagagtgcccatgtttcctgcggagcccgtctataccccatggtccttacggagtccccagcatcctctacggactaggagaaaaagatttaccggtaggtttaaaatcttattttttttctgtgcaaaaAAATTACCTATTTTCACACAGAAGCACACTGAATACGTGAAAAGCCatgggcctatgggggtcattccgacccgatcgcacgctgcgcttcttcacagccgtgcgatcgggtcggaactacacatgcgctgcggccgcattgcgcaggccgcATCGCCGGGCAGCAACGCCTTCAATGAAGAAAGCAGTTGCAGCagtgactgcaagaagattgacaggaggaaggcggcctgggcgtcaactgaccgttttcggggcgtggagatccaaatgcaggcttgtcgaggcgtttggagggcggatgtctgacttcaattccTGGACCTGCCACGCTGAAGTGATCGaaacagggtaagtatgtctagccctagtctacttttgcacaaaacattttttgcatagcacggctgcacaagcgaacgcagccttgctatccaaaaaaacactcctccataggcggcgtctacctgatcgcacgggcagcataaAGTTGCTgcttgcgatcaggttggaatgacccccaatgtgtttacGTGGACTTTTGCTTTTGCCTACctgaggcaggagaaacaaaatccctgGCGAGTGCCAGCATCGGGGCTCATAGGATAGCCCCAGGCGagtcaattagccacggtaaattacaGTTGCTAAGTGGAAAGTGGCCTAAGTGGTATACGCTAACCAAACATGgggccccatttatcaatgatACATAACCCCTGTAGCACTTCCATCAATGTGGACCCAGAGTACCTTTACGGCTTCAGCGAAGGCTTCCGACCATTGCTGGGTCCCCACTGGGTGCAAGAGTCATGCACATGTGCAGATTGGACGTCACGCATGCGCAAGACTCAGCAGCCCATCACTGACAGCGTTAGGCTGCCTGCAGCAGAGCAGAGGACGGCGCTGAGGAGGGGGACATCACTGGACCCTGCCGAAGAGGTAAGGAATGCTGAATACCAGCTGCATTTTGGTTTGTATCACAGGGATACTAAATAAAATATGCCGCTGGTGTTTGTTCGTCGTTGATAAATGGGGCCCATGGACAGCAAGTTTTTTTATTTAAAGTCACTGGGCTTGGGAACAGTTTTGCTCTTACCTACTTAAAAGACATTTTTATCTACTACCCGTGAATTCTACGCAATTAAGTGACTATGGACATTCTAATCCCACATGTTGAGCTGCATTCCCACATACTTCCTAAGCTCCAGCTCAAACTGAGTGCGTAATCAACAGTGTTTAAACCCCATAGATGTTTGTGCAAAGCTAAACACACAGTACTCTGCCAATTCAGGACCTCTCAGCATGGTTAGGGAAAGTTTCATTTCACAAATATGCATAAATATCTGTAAAGAAAAATCAATTTCACAGGTATATTGCCACATTATTAGTAGTATTATCACTATCAGGGAAAAATTACATAAGGAATAGTAATATTTAAAGTGTAACTAAGCTCCAAAAATTATATTTTGTAATAAGGGTGCTGTGAGAATTGTTAGCACCCAAGCCCCCCCGATACTAACTCAAAATGATGAGGTTGTTTGACATCATAGACCAGTGTCACTCTCACTGTCAATCACCGATATCAATGGGCAGCTGCCAGCTACTACATATCAGCAGATGctccatgtggggggggggggggggtataccaaCAATTTTAAGAGTAGGCAACACTGTAAACTATACATATAATGAAACTGTAAGGGCTGTGTCTGTAcacagatattttttttataaatatacttCTAGGGCCTGTTTGTGAACTATGGAGGCGAGTAACAAGTTTtcagaattttgtttttgtttgtctGTTCGTTCCGGCATCACTCCAAAAATACTGGATTAATGTGGATCGTGTTTTCATGAAGTAGAAAAAACTGAgatatgtatgatctcaatgtgacatcagggaggctCCTGAAGTCCAAAATGACTGTatgttataaataaatatatatatatatatatatatatatatatatatgtacacacacacacaccatatcacGGCGGCACTCTAGGGATAAATAAACTTCACATGGAGCAGGGCTTTCCAACGTTTCAAAGTTCTTTACTTTTTCATCAAGGGTAAAGAATGTTGGAAAGCACTGCTCCATGTGAAGTGAAGTTTATTTAGCCCTTCAGCGCCGCCGTgatatagggccttattctgagttgatcgcagcaacaaatttgttagcagttgggcaaaaccatgtgcactgcacgggggacagatataacatgtgcagagagagttagatttgggtggggtgtattcaaactgaaatctaaactgcagtgtaaaaataaagcagccagtatgtaccctgcacagaaacgaaataacccacccaaatctaactctctctgcacatgttatatctgcctcccctgcagtgcacatggttttgcccaattgctaacaaacttgctgctgcgatcaactcagaattacccccatagtgtgtatgCAGATTACCGAGGagatttaaggagggcaccgggcGCAGCAAGCATCTGTATTGGAGTGCTGGTCAGTcgaactatgtgtgtgtgtatatatatatatatatatatatatgaaatcacgacagcactcaaagcctatgtatataaagcaaaaaatggtggtgcaaggcagcaataaatataaaacactcacttctccagcgatgcagaaaaagtagacaagccagcactcacgtgtagatgaaagaaaagcaggatttattccttaaccaaacggcatggtgaagtacagcaaaaacagcaaacacagcccgacagctgtttcaacagactggtcttcccctgaggaagaccagtcggttgaaacagctgttgggctgtgtttgctgtatttgctgtacttcaccatgccgtttagttaaggaataaatcctgcttttctttcgtctacacgtgagtgctggcttgtctactttttctgcatcgctggagaagtgagtgttttatatatatatatatatatatatatatatatatatacacacatacagtatatatatatatatatatatatatatatatatacacacacacacacacatacatatattgcacaccctGAATGCAATGgagttatatatgtatgcatatatacactgttgagtcacattattatgaccacctcctaccttTGACGTCGGCAGTGTGTAGCCAATgtcacgtgtcatgcgctggcttggtgggtatataaggtgtgcgataggcagtctgcacacatatcactcattgatgtcatgggtaaaaggagcaATTTATCAGAGTCGCAAAAAGGGAAGATTATCGGCTTTTGggtcaagggtggcagtatttctgacacagcgcagtttgtgaactgatcgcgtgctgctgtggtgaaggtataTCGTGACTGGACAATGGAACCATTTTGaataactgatgtggaaactgcggagcaccatgtaccactgatgtgagaggtgaacgttggctacgaaggtgcatgagggctgACCGACACGCTATAGTGGAGCAGCTCACAATCAAAATGTGCCTGTGCAAACCTACCAGCACCTTACTGAGTCActcccagcccgtctagctgctgtctgtgctacaCATGACAGTtattctggctattagctggtgatgATAATAATATGACTCAATCGTGTATATAGATATACAAGATCTATTTCGCATGAATATCCAACAATATATCAATCACTAATCAGGCAGGTTATCTTGGCCAATAAAGTTTCAGTTTACACATCAATCCAGTAGATGGtgcaccaagacaaatactacacGCTATGGTTACAcatggagttctgtttaagataggatgttgcacatagcaaccaatcaatcagattttacttctcatttatctagctccttctagaagataatacctggaatctgattggttgctatgggcaacatcccatcttaaatagaactcccatcttagtaaattacccCATGATGTGAGTTGATATATATCATAGAGTCTCTGGTTATGAAACGgattggcactactgtctttgtaaaattagtttagCTGAACAATAACAGACATCTACATGAGCGAAGCCATAGGCAAACGCTAGTATCTAAATAAACTGTATTGCAGCACTTTTTTTTAAACCGTGCTCACTTTGATGTCACATAGTAAGTGCAAGCTGAAGCacaaacaagaaaaaaataaatgtttttttttttttagattaaggATGGAGTCTTGTCTCACCTcagcagatatagggggtcattccgagttgatcgtagctgtgctaagtttagcacagctacgatcgttaactcagacatgcggggggacgcccagcacagggctagtccgccccgcatgtcagtgccgccccccccccccgcacaaatacaaaagcatcgcacagaggcgatgcctttgtatttgagtagtaactcccggccagcgcagctcctgcggctggccgggagttgctcgtcgctcctgctggccgcagcagccgctgcagcccgcccctccaacggtccggccacgcctgcattggccggaccgctccccctaaacagccccctcccgcctgctgaccgtctctgtctcagaggcgattgctaggtaacgaaagctgccatgcgccggcgcactgcggcgccagcgcatgcgcagttccgaaccgatcactgcgctgcgacaaactgcagcgagcgatcgggtcggaatgacccccataattaacTACCATACATGCCTCTATCACTTCTGTTGGAAGGCGATTCCACCTATTTACTAACTTTTCTTGATATTTCCTGTCTAATACTTACATATGCAAAGCGGAGAGAAGATACAGGTTCAATAGGTATTTGACACAGATGGCAAGAGAATAGAAACTGCAAGCTCAAAATTAAAATGGGCAAATGCTTATATCCTTATAATGGGATGCGGTAAGCATCCTGGAAGTCGGGATGCTagcagtcatgtgactgatgccagaatcccgacaccacttgaaAACCCGACGTCAGAACAccaaccgccggcatcccgaaggtaagtattggggtgacaGTTATGGTTAGGGTCTGAAGTGTGTGGGGGttaggtatttggggggggggggggttagctctAGCCGTTACCCCtggtgtcttagccctagctgccacctccCGTATCTTAGCCCTAGTCtccaccccaggcaggttagggaACAGGGGAGGtgtaaaataattaccctgtcggcattctacttgttttggtcatgtgaccgccgacaTCCCGAACACTGGTAAATTGTATCAcatgcaagaaaaaaaggcatttggtttcccccagcaccctgaatgataacagtaacttgTAATTGTATCACATCCCTAACAATATACCCATCATCTCATACTGTGAGCTGGCCACTCTGCATGAGAATGACATTTTTTTCTATAAAATCACTAGGAGCTGTGATAATGAATAGGCACCACGGCCATTTTTTGATTAGGTGACAGACTCTTGACACTTACCCAAAATGACATTCTAAatttgcagaattaaaaaaaagcaTTTTGCATAGGTAAAATGTAatgtaaatgttaataataatttgCTGTATTGTGAGTACAGAGCAGTGATGCTGTAACACACAAACCAACATTTATGTGTCAGACCAAGTAAATGGAATATAAATGAGTTGAAGGCACTTAATGAATAAAGGGAGACCTGTATATTGAGGATGGGCATAACTAGTAAAAGAGACTTTTAAGTGATGAATTCTGTCCTCCAGAATGCCATCTATTCAGCTACCGAGTCTCCAGAGAAACAACACGGGGCTGGGTGAAGGGGGAGCTCGTTTTGCCTCTCAGGTCAAAAAGCAGATTGCTGAAACCTTCCTCCATTGACAATGTGAGAGGGAGAAGTAGCTGTAGAGAATATTATGTGACAAGGAAGACTCCAGACACCAAACATTCTAATTATGATTGAGAATGTGTTGTTACTGATATAAGTGCATAAGAATCTCTGAACGACTCACCTACTGTATGTGCTCCTAACTTTGTGTTTTTCTGCTGCTAGTGTTCTGTTATTACTGCCAGCTGTTAGACACTCCATGCTGATGGTTTTCAAGCAAAAAAGTAAATACATGATTTATCTACCTgtgatatatttatgtgtgtattcaTTCAAATACACTGTATAATGTGGTTTCCAGACCACAGGGTGGAAACATTGTGATCTTTGGAGGGTTATAAGATACAGCAATACAGTAGCTTCCAGTAGCTTCATATTATGAGGTATTTCAGGATCAGCTTCTGGAGTTTCTCAGCTACTATACAAATTCTAAATGATCCATATTGTGCTGTAATACAATTTTTGTTATTGGTGCTAACTAGTTATGCTTACATACAGCATGAAGATTATTGACATGTAAGTTACACAGGCTCcaccaaatatactgtatatgcagtgaTGTACAAGCATATAAAAAAATACAGGGGATGTAATATGCTCAAAGAAAATAATAATATGTATACAGTACACAGACTGGTGAAGCACTCGCCTGAAGATCAGTCTAATGTGCGCCTAAtgtatataaaaattttttttttaaagctgtaaTAAACAATGCAGAAAgaccattctatctatctatctatctatctatctatctatctatctatctatctatctatctatctaataacgTAATGTCTTACATAGAGTACACACTAAAATCTAAGATTCAACATGCAGTCCACATCAATTAGAGGGACGATCCAATGCAGTGCAGTATATCAGGTTGATATACTGCACTGCATTGAACTGTCCCTAATTGATGTGGACTGAGTGTTGAATCTTTAAAGTGTGCAActgaagacctgtgagtgccgctgcccccccttccccctccctgaCTGTATTCATGGTTTAAACAGAGGGCACCAAGGCATTGTTATTGCTTTACACGGAGTGCCGGACACTTGgtttgctatgtatatatatatatatatacatatatgtatatatatatatatatatatatatattcaccttaAACTACAATACAGATTAACTGATATTAACTAATATTATCATAGGCTTAAAAATAGTTAATTCATTTGAGAGATATACTGTATTCCTGACTGCAATAAATTGTCCTTTCATACACTATATGTTTTTGTTGGTGTCGAGTGGATTGTTAATAAAATATTTACATTTACATGATGCTAGTTAGTATAGACGAGGGGCTTACACTGCTCATAAACTCAATTAAAAATGAAATATAGTTTTTTTGGGGTAGGGTATATATTTATCATACTGTTGTAAAGTACATTTTCTCCAACACAAAAACACAATATAGACTGAAATCTTATAGAAACAGATATCTAAAGCAACAGAACATACCATTCTTTACTTGTACTATTCATTTCCACCTACCTGGCTTCTCTTTTCCCCAGCAGGAGAGGACCTTGATCTTACGTGCAGGGAAACAGGCTGCTGAAAGGTTTCAGGCAAATCTCTAGGTGATGATGCCGAGACCTCTAGCAATTCTGTTGATTTAGCAGCAGTTGTTTCTTTCTGTTGGCGCGCTGGGGAACTTTTGCATTCTGTTTTTGATCTACAGTCTAGTCTAAGACGTTGCTGGACAAAAGAACTGCTGCGGCCCCGGTTTTCTTGATGTTCATTTTTCTTATCTAAGCTGGCTAAGTCAAACAAGCCTGTGAGACCAGGTGGAAGTGTGGAGGAAACACATCTAGTTTTAAATAGTTTCTCTCTTGGGTCCCTACTAGGGAATGACATGTTGTGCTCCTGTAGGGAATTCATGCTAGAGGTAGAGGAGATGCTCTGACTGTCCATCAAGCTCCCTGAGAAGTAGGTGCTCTGCGATCTTTCTTTTAACAAGCCAGTTTCCTGGGGGGAAGGCCTCCGACCTGTTTTGCGCTCTATGTAGTCCGCAAGGGCATTTTGCTGCAGCTGCTTAAGCTCTGGTTTTGACAGATTAACAGTTGAACAAGCTTTGCCATCTCTCTCAAACATTCTACGCCTGTCTGCCACCGTTTGTTCCAAGAAGCTCATGTTTTGCACCTTCTTTTGAATCCTTGTAGAGGATGGTTCATTGTCTGATGCACCCACCTCATTCATCTTTTCTGGCTCTGAATATGATCGCTTTTTCTGCTCCGTTGTCAAACGCCTCCTGGCCCCAATTCGAGGTACTTGGTATGATACACCTGATCCCTCTTGACTGTGAAACTCTTGGTTGTTAGTAAAGGTGTCCATGGGAGTAACACTATGCCTTTCTTTTGGAGCGTGAGGGGATACAGGGGGAGTTTTGCCATAGACAACAGCTGAAGTAGGTCTCTTTACATTCTTCTCTTGTGTTTTAAATTGTGTTGGGCTAAATTCCAAATCCTTGCGTCTATAAGATGTTGCTTCTAGGACTTTGGATTGTGCATCTTTGATACTGTTTCTGTAAGCCCTACTAAAACCTAGAGTGTCTTGTGCAGCACTCTGCCATTGGTCTTCTTTATTTGGCATTGTTTGAGAATCAGCTATTATTTTATCACCATCTGCCAAGGCTTGCAAAACAAGTTGCTTGTCATGAATCTGCTGTACTATGCCTACTTGAGAATCCACTGCTGCATTCTGAATGTCCTCTCTTTTTAAATGCTTAATACCAGTAACTTTCTCAGTAGCATGGGAACCTGAATGTTGGTTGCATTCAACATCTTGAATTTGATCATGTGAATTAAACTTGTTCCTTAATTCTTCAATGCTATTTacagatgctctgttgtttgttcctcTTGTGCACTGTCCTGAATTTTGGCCATATATGCTTCCACTTAAGACTTGGGACTTCTGACATTCCTGCTCTCGTTTCTCAATCTTGCTGATTTTTTCTAAAACTGAAGACCTATGTTTGACATCTTTCCTGCTATGTAGTAGATTATTGCCACTTTGGTTGCTGCCTGAACTTAATCTTCTTCTGGAAAAGTCAACAGAGTTCTTATGTGGAGGTGAGGAAGGCTGATCAGATTGTACGTGATAAGACATCACTGAGCTGTCAATGTCTTCATTGTGTTTTGTAAAGCTTGGGCTGTTCAATTTGATTCTATGGTCAGAAGCTAACGGGGAGTGTCTGTCATCAATTTTATTGTTCAGTGATGAAATGGAATTATATTGGCAGTCCAGATCCTTATGTTTGTTTGTCTCAATGCTGTTACTAGTTCTGTGTGATTCCATGCCTATCGCGACGGAGGATAAAAGTGGCATGATATGGTTTGGGCTCCACTCATTCTGGAAAGTAGGCCTGGACCAACTCCTACTTTTTCCATTATTGATGAACTCCTGTACCTTACTATTAGCTTGTTCATCACTAGAAACCAATCTTTGTGTTTTTATTCTAGATTCATTTTTTGGTTGTAGATGATCATTTTTACTTGAGCAGTGATTTACTTTTGAAATAGTTGTCTCCTTTTCATTGTTTATAGAAGAATCAGGGGTAATTTCAGTACCAGCAGAGAAGTGAAGCTTGTAGTGAGTAAAATGTGTAGGACCATCTTCCTTTTTTTCTTCTACTTTATTGGACTGGTCCACTGGATATGATACAACATAACCGTTGTGAATATTCTGAATATTTTTAGCCTGAAAAGATAAATCTCCTTTACATCCAGTGGGTACAGTGGGACAATATGCTCCCTCTTTGGCCAGTGCTGGATAAAGTCTTCCATTGTTATTTTTAAGAGGTTCAGGAGCATGAGCAAAATGTGGTTCTGGAGATGGGACATGGTAGATTCCCGTAGGAAGCATTGGCTGTCCAGGCTGTGGCACTTGTGAATATATTTGCTTAGGTTTCATTAGTGGGCTACATTCTGGACTTTTTTCTAACACAGTATGCAGTTGTCCTTCACCAAACACTGCTTTCAACTGTTGATTTGTATTACAAGTGGCACTAGTAGGATGCAATCCTGGCCCTTTAGAATGTGTTCGAAGAGACCTTTTTTGGTCCAAACTAGACCAAGAACTTGGTCTGTCATGATGTCTAGTTATTGCATAACTGTCACTCCTAGTAGGTGGCATAGGTGGGCCCTTTTCAGCTATATCACTCTCAGAAAAAACTCTGTTCTGATCAAGCCTTCCAACAGGGTCTCTATTGTTCCTAACATTACCACCAGAAAGTCTACCATGATTTTTGACGGTTGATAGGTTCACCTCATACTCTTCTGAGACACCACGCTGAGCATCATAGACTGTCTTGATATACCTGATATCTGCATGTTTTATTCCTTCTTGCAAGTTACTCCGGGAAAACATGCTTTCCATTGAGTAGGACCTCTCCTTACAGAATGTAGTAGGGTTGTATTCTGGTATACTGGCGTTAGTAGAGAATGAGCTGTAAGCAGAGTCtctcttgttgtgcagatgagcaaGTTGATCTATGGAGTTGGTGGACTTGGCAGGTGAAAGGTGACAAGGATTACATGCAGATGACGTATGGTCCAGGCTTTCCATGCTCCCTCTTGAACTGTACTGGTCATGGCTCCGTCTTAAACACCCATGGTCATAGCTGGGGAGAtcacttgcagatgaactgaaagaAAAATGAACACAGGAAAAATCTTACTGTTTGCAAGAAACGCTCAAGTGAGCTTATAAATAAACTTGCAGATGAAATGTTTAGATTATGGGAGGAACGGAAGAGGAACCATATTTGGGGCCATGCTCTGTTCACTGCCAGCTGTCATTCCTGCATATTATAAGTAATTGCTTGTGGCTGCTGTGCTCATTCTATTAATCACTCAGTTCTGTTGGAATAACACAGATAACAGAGTAGATAGAACCTTTTCAGATT
This region includes:
- the SHROOM3 gene encoding protein Shroom3 isoform X2, which codes for MMQISQGTLGSPWHQAYHSSSSASDLPSYDHGCLRRSHDQYSSRGSMESLDHTSSACNPCHLSPAKSTNSIDQLAHLHNKRDSAYSSFSTNASIPEYNPTTFCKERSYSMESMFSRSNLQEGIKHADIRYIKTVYDAQRGVSEEYEVNLSTVKNHGRLSGGNVRNNRDPVGRLDQNRVFSESDIAEKGPPMPPTRSDSYAITRHHDRPSSWSSLDQKRSLRTHSKGPGLHPTSATCNTNQQLKAVFGEGQLHTVLEKSPECSPLMKPKQIYSQVPQPGQPMLPTGIYHVPSPEPHFAHAPEPLKNNNGRLYPALAKEGAYCPTVPTGCKGDLSFQAKNIQNIHNGYVVSYPVDQSNKVEEKKEDGPTHFTHYKLHFSAGTEITPDSSINNEKETTISKVNHCSSKNDHLQPKNESRIKTQRLVSSDEQANSKVQEFINNGKSRSWSRPTFQNEWSPNHIMPLLSSVAIGMESHRTSNSIETNKHKDLDCQYNSISSLNNKIDDRHSPLASDHRIKLNSPSFTKHNEDIDSSVMSYHVQSDQPSSPPHKNSVDFSRRRLSSGSNQSGNNLLHSRKDVKHRSSVLEKISKIEKREQECQKSQVLSGSIYGQNSGQCTRGTNNRASVNSIEELRNKFNSHDQIQDVECNQHSGSHATEKVTGIKHLKREDIQNAAVDSQVGIVQQIHDKQLVLQALADGDKIIADSQTMPNKEDQWQSAAQDTLGFSRAYRNSIKDAQSKVLEATSYRRKDLEFSPTQFKTQEKNVKRPTSAVVYGKTPPVSPHAPKERHSVTPMDTFTNNQEFHSQEGSGVSYQVPRIGARRRLTTEQKKRSYSEPEKMNEVGASDNEPSSTRIQKKVQNMSFLEQTVADRRRMFERDGKACSTVNLSKPELKQLQQNALADYIERKTGRRPSPQETGLLKERSQSTYFSGSLMDSQSISSTSSMNSLQEHNMSFPSRDPREKLFKTRCVSSTLPPGLTGLFDLASLDKKNEHQENRGRSSSFVQQRLRLDCRSKTECKSSPARQQKETTAAKSTELLEVSASSPRDLPETFQQPVSLHVRSRSSPAGEKRSQDFMVKQEAVVRNASYTSINKGFRSLQSKVEDPSEKSVHESPFQPFTGRHTDIEGEKQVHPSNSIVSQSAMQIGIQRHTRAQSLTAAFGSHTPLHSARLATLSSLNNRSPSKGSPSHYTVDFVTAEEYLYSEKNQNPDIFPDEVKGKSHMDLNLHDNNSVDYNNDKVKVKSTPPQRPPPPKIKCISSERDEDLSQNNIQCPKSKQIPSPRSNNNTMWSTSSSEPETPSHNGKISLRISESCLQSSSPVVSQEDEDDEVFVKEQELEAFPKTTFVPPSPPPPLEDALFKERQDKAQHASFDPHNNYGSKVDLCPQVTEDLNESLTVPTPITPAGEFELPPTEVSSKLPSHLHTANSLGADHSSPKYPPTQEVAPSNFTPEPPDNKTHSCESTSIMSPEDVKSQELAKEIVNRDKSLADILDPDLKMKTTMDLMVGLFVKSTSALRENNRRWLKEKITSDKMPTAESGKKEDQKKMAENGLRSTAYYSLSAPKAELLRRITDMHTYVEREGQNTDVNEKKAELIASLTHKLGILKGAKECLLGEIKLNNSLGEEVEALVENLCKPNEFDKYKMFIGDLDKIVNLLLSLSGRLAKVENVLFTLGEDASDEERNTWNVKKKQLCSQHEDARELKENLDRREKLVTDILVNYLTREQFQDYQHFVKMKSALLIEQRELDDKIKLGQEQLNCLLESLPRDFMVGGKVPSRKEITSSSGNVKILPPLTTSL